A section of the Microbacterium forte genome encodes:
- a CDS encoding CGNR zinc finger domain-containing protein, producing MNFTDDTEEALRSAVWLVNSAEDPETLETLADYDAFLADFPYSGRLDRDEAELASLRDLRPRLRAMLLAPRDEMAEHVNAALAEAHLAPRLVRHDGVDWHLHAVADERPLAERVLIETAMALIDVIRADEGSRISICADDTCEALALDFSRNRSKRFCSTTCTNRNAVAAYRARRARA from the coding sequence ATGAACTTCACCGATGACACGGAGGAGGCTCTGCGCTCGGCCGTCTGGCTGGTGAACTCGGCAGAGGACCCGGAAACTCTCGAGACGCTCGCCGACTACGACGCCTTCCTCGCCGACTTCCCCTACTCCGGCCGGCTCGACCGGGACGAGGCCGAGCTGGCTTCGCTGCGAGACCTGCGCCCGCGCCTGCGCGCCATGCTGCTCGCGCCCCGCGACGAGATGGCCGAGCACGTCAATGCCGCTCTCGCCGAGGCGCATCTGGCGCCGAGACTGGTGCGCCACGACGGGGTCGACTGGCACCTGCACGCCGTCGCCGACGAACGCCCGCTCGCCGAGCGCGTGCTGATCGAGACCGCCATGGCGCTGATCGACGTCATCCGCGCCGATGAGGGCTCACGCATCTCCATCTGCGCCGACGACACCTGCGAGGCACTCGCGCTCGACTTCTCGCGCAACCGCTCCAAGCGCTTCTGCTCGACGACCTGCACGAACCGCAACGCCGTGGCCGCCTATCGCGCGCGGCGCGCACGCGCCTGA
- a CDS encoding S1 family peptidase, protein MKHRVTGRRPLALTAATTLALSGLFLGAPAAFAEDGTEPTPAPTTASETAAPVETEAPAEGVSEQQAADIAKASAEAGTELVALGESADGGNVVVVTADSTASDSAIKGIAADRGFPDAEVVKVDRTLTSFAEGDVVGGQGYLSVSPDLESFVAGEPGSAAWACSVGFSAFTPTGGPALLSAGHCAFGASDEKLTDTTLTVPGEEPAVGGEGALPDTIDLLGTFGFAQFGGADGGLGSNGESTATDISVIDLDEAAGWNPVPAVTDWTTAGDSLSSLADSVIEIKSVAAPALGEVSKSGRTTGFTTGVVDGDDILDGWASIDGHWVRGFSSNTLAGPGDSGGSVIQGDAAVGLISGGSEATETEEQFTWAASLVTALPRTGGYEVALDIDAPVITSPTDGAEVQPGTTVTGTAPGATEVTVSGFGADQTVAVTDGAFSFVGPVELGEQAITVTARNGFSASDSTTIDVTVVPAPLVAPVITSPADRTTVTETVTAISGTGLPTTAITVTDAETDDVLGTTEVAADGSWTVDGLSFEYGEHSVVVTQTRTIDGEEEVSPEATSTFAVRPVSPAVTSVANGAEFAHNDGPSGLAGSGIDGATVTVKLNGAEPTSANTAALAGAFAAASGTFTATVEDGAWSVDFGAALESGTYTVSATQAIDGVSSAPTDLAFAVLAAPVAGGGGAAPGDGGAAAPGDGGLAVTGADLLVPLSAAAIALALLSGGLLLVFRRRQLIES, encoded by the coding sequence ATGAAGCACAGAGTGACAGGCCGACGCCCATTGGCGTTGACGGCCGCCACCACGCTCGCCCTCTCGGGCCTCTTCCTCGGAGCGCCTGCGGCGTTCGCTGAAGATGGCACCGAGCCGACGCCCGCTCCGACCACGGCGTCGGAGACGGCTGCACCGGTCGAGACCGAAGCACCCGCCGAGGGAGTCTCCGAGCAGCAGGCTGCCGACATCGCGAAGGCGAGTGCCGAAGCGGGAACAGAGCTGGTCGCACTCGGTGAGAGCGCCGATGGCGGCAACGTCGTCGTCGTGACCGCCGACAGCACGGCCAGCGACTCCGCGATCAAGGGCATTGCGGCAGACCGGGGCTTCCCCGACGCTGAGGTCGTCAAGGTCGACCGCACTCTGACGTCGTTCGCCGAAGGCGATGTCGTCGGCGGCCAGGGCTACCTGTCGGTCAGCCCTGACCTCGAGAGCTTCGTCGCCGGCGAGCCCGGAAGCGCGGCTTGGGCCTGCTCCGTGGGCTTCTCCGCGTTCACGCCCACGGGTGGTCCTGCTCTCCTCAGCGCCGGGCACTGCGCCTTCGGTGCGAGCGATGAGAAGCTCACCGACACGACGCTGACCGTTCCCGGAGAAGAGCCCGCAGTCGGCGGCGAAGGCGCCCTGCCCGACACGATCGACCTGCTCGGCACGTTCGGCTTCGCCCAGTTCGGCGGCGCGGACGGTGGCCTCGGTTCGAACGGCGAGAGCACCGCAACCGACATCTCGGTCATCGACCTCGACGAGGCCGCAGGCTGGAACCCGGTTCCCGCGGTCACCGACTGGACCACGGCCGGCGACTCGCTCAGCTCGCTCGCTGACAGCGTCATCGAGATCAAGTCCGTCGCCGCTCCGGCGCTCGGTGAGGTCTCGAAGAGCGGTCGCACGACCGGCTTCACCACCGGTGTGGTCGACGGAGACGACATCCTCGATGGCTGGGCGAGCATCGACGGACACTGGGTGCGCGGCTTCTCGAGCAACACGCTCGCAGGCCCCGGTGACTCGGGTGGCTCGGTCATCCAGGGCGATGCGGCCGTCGGCCTCATCAGCGGTGGATCCGAAGCGACCGAGACCGAAGAGCAGTTCACCTGGGCGGCATCGCTCGTGACGGCTCTGCCGCGGACCGGTGGCTACGAGGTCGCACTCGACATCGACGCGCCGGTCATCACCAGCCCGACCGATGGCGCAGAGGTGCAGCCCGGAACGACCGTCACCGGAACCGCTCCCGGAGCGACCGAGGTCACGGTCAGCGGCTTCGGCGCAGACCAGACGGTCGCCGTCACGGACGGTGCCTTCTCGTTCGTCGGACCCGTCGAGCTCGGGGAACAGGCCATCACGGTCACCGCGCGCAACGGCTTCAGCGCCTCGGACAGCACGACGATCGACGTGACCGTCGTGCCGGCTCCGCTCGTCGCGCCTGTCATCACCTCGCCGGCTGACCGCACGACGGTCACCGAAACCGTCACGGCGATCAGCGGCACCGGCCTGCCGACCACCGCCATCACGGTCACGGATGCCGAGACCGACGACGTGCTCGGCACGACCGAGGTCGCCGCAGACGGTTCCTGGACCGTCGACGGACTCTCCTTCGAGTACGGCGAGCACAGCGTCGTCGTGACGCAGACCCGCACGATCGACGGCGAAGAAGAGGTCTCGCCTGAGGCCACCTCGACGTTCGCCGTCCGCCCCGTCTCGCCGGCCGTGACCTCGGTCGCGAACGGCGCGGAGTTCGCCCACAACGACGGTCCTTCCGGACTCGCCGGCTCGGGCATCGACGGCGCGACCGTCACGGTGAAGCTCAACGGCGCTGAGCCGACGTCGGCGAACACGGCTGCTCTCGCGGGCGCCTTCGCCGCCGCGAGCGGCACCTTCACGGCCACGGTCGAGGACGGCGCATGGAGCGTCGACTTCGGTGCGGCTCTCGAGTCGGGCACATACACGGTGTCGGCCACGCAGGCCATCGACGGCGTCTCGTCGGCTCCGACCGACCTGGCGTTCGCTGTCCTCGCGGCCCCGGTCGCCGGTGGTGGCGGAGCAGCTCCCGGTGACGGTGGCGCAGCGGCACCCGGTGACGGCGGACTCGCCGTGACCGGTGCCGACCTGCTCGTCCCGCTCTCCGCCGCAGCCATCGCGCTCGCGCTGCTGTCGGGTGGACTGCTGCTGGTCTTCCGTCGTCGCCAGCTCATCGAGAGCTGA
- the arfA gene encoding arabinosylfuranosidase ArfA, with translation MSKARITIDRDFTIADVPRRLFGSFVEHMGRCVYTGIYEPGHPQADERGFRQDVLALVKEMGPTVVRYPGGNFVSGYRWEDGVGPVEDRPVRIDGAWHTIETNAFGLHEFMDWAKEADVEVMEAINLGTRGVEEARSLVEYANHPSGTYWSDLRRKNGAEKPFDIKLWCLGNELDGPWQIGGKTATEYGRLAQESAKAMKLVDPTIELVAVGSSARSMPTFGTWEHTVLTHAYDEVDFVSMHAYYQEHDGDAESFLAESVDMDAFIDGVIATIDAVKAAGKHTKQVDISFDEWNVWDQVKYNDVEAGEVAKSGWREHPRLIEDTYNVTDAVVVGTLLNSLLRHGDRVKIANQAQLVNVIAPIRSEENGPAWRQTSFWPFERMARLAKGRILRLAVSAPQIETKRYGGVDAVDAAATWDEETGRVVVFVANRSLDEESDLTVELRGLTGLRVVNAETLTIPEGGDRRTANLETTQDAVHMVPLAAAEVVDGAVRATLPPLSWSVIELA, from the coding sequence ATGAGCAAGGCCCGCATCACCATCGATCGCGACTTCACTATCGCCGACGTCCCCCGAAGGCTCTTCGGGTCGTTCGTCGAGCACATGGGGCGCTGCGTGTACACCGGCATCTACGAGCCGGGCCACCCGCAGGCCGACGAGCGGGGCTTCCGTCAGGACGTGCTCGCCCTGGTGAAGGAGATGGGTCCGACCGTCGTCCGCTACCCCGGGGGCAACTTCGTCTCCGGCTACCGCTGGGAAGACGGAGTGGGCCCGGTCGAAGACCGCCCCGTGCGCATCGACGGGGCATGGCACACCATCGAGACCAATGCGTTCGGGCTGCACGAGTTCATGGACTGGGCGAAGGAGGCCGACGTCGAGGTCATGGAGGCCATCAACCTCGGCACCCGCGGCGTCGAAGAGGCACGGTCGCTCGTCGAGTACGCGAACCACCCGAGCGGCACCTACTGGTCGGACCTGCGTCGCAAGAACGGCGCTGAGAAGCCGTTCGACATCAAGCTGTGGTGCCTGGGCAACGAGCTCGACGGACCGTGGCAGATCGGCGGCAAGACCGCGACCGAGTACGGCCGCCTCGCGCAGGAGTCGGCCAAGGCCATGAAGCTGGTCGACCCGACGATCGAGCTCGTCGCGGTCGGCTCGTCTGCGCGGTCGATGCCGACGTTCGGCACGTGGGAGCACACGGTGCTCACGCACGCCTACGACGAGGTCGACTTCGTCTCGATGCATGCCTACTACCAGGAGCACGACGGCGACGCCGAGTCGTTCCTCGCCGAGTCGGTCGATATGGATGCGTTCATCGACGGCGTCATCGCGACGATCGACGCCGTGAAGGCCGCGGGCAAGCACACCAAGCAGGTCGACATCTCGTTCGACGAGTGGAACGTGTGGGACCAGGTGAAGTACAACGACGTCGAGGCCGGCGAGGTCGCGAAGTCGGGCTGGCGGGAGCACCCGCGTCTGATCGAGGACACGTACAACGTGACGGATGCCGTCGTCGTGGGCACGCTGCTCAACAGCCTGCTGCGCCACGGCGACCGCGTGAAGATCGCCAACCAGGCGCAGCTCGTCAACGTGATCGCGCCGATCCGCTCGGAGGAGAACGGTCCGGCCTGGCGTCAGACGAGCTTCTGGCCGTTCGAGCGCATGGCTCGCCTCGCGAAGGGTCGCATCCTGCGCCTCGCGGTGTCGGCACCGCAGATCGAGACGAAGCGCTACGGCGGCGTCGACGCGGTCGATGCGGCGGCGACGTGGGATGAGGAGACCGGACGCGTCGTCGTCTTCGTCGCGAACCGCTCGCTCGACGAGGAGAGCGACCTGACGGTCGAGCTGCGCGGTCTCACGGGGCTCCGCGTCGTGAACGCCGAGACGCTGACGATCCCCGAGGGCGGCGACCGCCGCACCGCGAACCTCGAGACCACGCAGGATGCCGTGCACATGGTGCCGCTCGCAGCCGCAGAGGTCGTCGACGGCGCCGTGCGCGCGACGCTCCCGCCGCTGTCGTGGTCGGTGATCGAACTCGCCTGA
- a CDS encoding bifunctional 2-methylcitrate synthase/citrate synthase, producing the protein MTEPDIKKGLAGVVVDTTAISKVNPETNSLLYRGYPVQELAATQPFEAVAYLLWHGELPDAAQLAAFRATEREHRALADNVKTAIDLVPVEAHPMDEVRTAVSLIGASDPNAGGSVLDAGGSPEQNLERSIRLFAALPAIVAYGQRRRRGEQLIEPRDDLDYSANFLWMTFGEEPDPVVVDAFNRSMILYAEHSFNASTFTARVITSTLSDLYSAVVGAIGALKGPLHGGANEAVLHIFDEIGEASNVVPWLDDALAEKRKIMGFGHRVYKSGDSRVPTMKAALDTLVEHYDRPEVAELYDALESEFVARKGIYPNLDYPSGPAYNLIGFDTLTFTPLFVAARVTGWTAHVIEQAGANALIRPLSLYDGVDERHIED; encoded by the coding sequence ATGACCGAGCCGGACATCAAGAAGGGCCTCGCCGGGGTCGTCGTCGACACGACCGCGATCTCGAAGGTCAACCCCGAGACGAACAGCCTGCTCTACCGCGGCTACCCCGTGCAGGAACTGGCGGCGACGCAGCCCTTCGAGGCGGTCGCGTACCTGCTCTGGCACGGAGAGCTGCCGGATGCCGCACAGCTGGCGGCTTTCCGCGCGACGGAGCGTGAGCACCGCGCGCTGGCAGACAACGTGAAGACGGCGATCGACCTGGTGCCCGTCGAGGCCCACCCGATGGACGAGGTGCGCACGGCGGTCAGCCTGATCGGCGCCTCTGACCCGAACGCGGGCGGATCGGTGCTGGATGCCGGCGGCAGCCCCGAGCAGAACCTCGAGCGCAGCATCCGTCTGTTCGCGGCGCTGCCGGCGATCGTCGCCTACGGTCAGCGTCGCCGCCGAGGGGAGCAGCTCATCGAGCCCCGCGACGACCTCGACTACTCGGCGAACTTCCTCTGGATGACGTTCGGTGAGGAGCCCGATCCGGTGGTCGTCGATGCGTTCAACCGCTCGATGATCCTGTATGCCGAGCACTCGTTCAACGCCTCGACGTTCACAGCCCGCGTGATCACCTCGACCCTCAGTGACCTCTACTCGGCCGTGGTCGGAGCGATCGGCGCGCTCAAGGGCCCGCTGCACGGCGGTGCCAACGAGGCCGTGCTGCACATCTTCGACGAGATCGGCGAGGCCTCGAACGTCGTGCCCTGGCTCGACGACGCCCTGGCCGAGAAGCGCAAGATCATGGGCTTCGGTCATCGCGTCTACAAGAGCGGCGACTCGCGTGTGCCCACCATGAAGGCCGCTCTCGACACTCTCGTCGAGCACTACGACCGCCCCGAGGTGGCCGAGCTGTACGACGCGCTCGAGTCGGAGTTCGTCGCGCGCAAGGGCATCTACCCGAACCTCGACTATCCGTCGGGCCCTGCCTACAACCTCATCGGCTTCGACACCCTCACGTTCACGCCGCTGTTCGTCGCGGCGCGCGTGACCGGGTGGACCGCGCACGTGATCGAGCAGGCCGGAGCGAACGCGCTGATCCGCCCGCTGTCGCTCTATGACGGCGTCGACGAGCGTCACATCGAGGACTGA
- a CDS encoding EamA family transporter: protein MSKVANDIVAPGVRFGLPLAIGAAFAFGMSGAWARGLIDAGWTPGAAVTARVWVAALVLLVPTIISLRGRWGVLRKNAGMVAAYGLLAVTATQLCYFQAVAVMDVGLALLIEYTAPIAVILWLWIRRGERPSRRSVIGAAIAFVGLVLMLDIITGAEVNVAGILWALAAMVGAATYFLLSAKADTGLPPIALAGGGLLLGAVALTIAGLVGILPIAWTTDDITYRFGTVPWFVPVLAIGLIATALAYVLGIASTRMLGSRLASFVALSEVVAALLFGWLLLGQLPDLLQALGGALVLVGVVVVKLGEPRPAEFVEPVPDAVGVPQR, encoded by the coding sequence ATGAGCAAGGTTGCAAATGACATCGTTGCGCCGGGTGTGCGGTTCGGTCTGCCCCTGGCGATCGGCGCGGCCTTCGCGTTCGGGATGTCCGGCGCCTGGGCTCGAGGACTCATCGACGCGGGATGGACCCCCGGTGCGGCAGTGACCGCGCGGGTCTGGGTCGCTGCTCTCGTGCTGCTCGTGCCGACGATCATCTCGCTCCGGGGTCGCTGGGGAGTGCTCAGGAAGAACGCGGGCATGGTCGCCGCCTACGGACTCCTCGCCGTCACCGCCACGCAGCTCTGCTATTTCCAGGCGGTCGCCGTGATGGATGTCGGCCTCGCGCTGCTCATCGAGTACACGGCCCCGATCGCCGTCATCCTCTGGCTGTGGATCCGGCGGGGTGAACGGCCGAGTCGCCGCAGTGTGATCGGCGCGGCCATCGCCTTCGTCGGTCTCGTGCTGATGCTCGACATCATCACCGGTGCCGAGGTCAACGTCGCCGGCATCCTCTGGGCGCTCGCCGCGATGGTCGGCGCCGCGACGTACTTCCTGCTCTCGGCCAAGGCCGACACCGGCCTGCCGCCGATAGCGCTCGCCGGAGGAGGGCTGCTGCTCGGCGCCGTCGCTCTCACGATCGCCGGCCTCGTCGGCATCCTGCCCATCGCCTGGACGACCGATGACATCACCTACCGCTTCGGCACCGTGCCGTGGTTCGTGCCGGTGCTGGCGATCGGCCTCATCGCCACTGCCCTCGCCTACGTGCTCGGCATCGCATCGACCCGGATGCTGGGCTCGCGCCTCGCATCCTTCGTCGCACTCTCCGAAGTCGTCGCCGCACTGCTGTTCGGCTGGCTGCTGCTCGGACAGCTGCCCGACCTGCTGCAGGCTCTCGGCGGAGCGCTCGTGCTCGTCGGAGTGGTGGTCGTGAAGCTCGGCGAGCCGCGCCCTGCGGAGTTCGTCGAACCGGTTCCGGATGCGGTGGGGGTGCCGCAGCGGTAG
- the prpB gene encoding methylisocitrate lyase — protein sequence MLYSHVTPAEKRRLFRERLASGELLRFPGAFNPLSARLIEQKGFDGVYISGAVLSAELGVPDIGLTTLTEVAGRAKQIARMTDIPAIVDADTGFGEPMNVARTIQELEDAGLAGTHIEDQINPKRCGHLDGKSVVDESTAIRRIRAAADARRDPNFLIMARTDIRAVEGLDSAIDRAKALVDAGADAVFPEAMRTLSEFEAMATALAVPILANMTEFGKSDLFSVDQLRDVGVNMVIWPVSLLRIAMGAAGRALDTLNEEGHLTSKLGEMQHRADLYDLIDYESYKQFDSGVAGFTVTKE from the coding sequence ATGCTGTACTCGCACGTCACCCCGGCCGAGAAGCGCCGCCTGTTCCGCGAACGCCTCGCGAGCGGCGAGCTGCTGCGGTTCCCCGGTGCCTTCAACCCGCTGAGCGCCCGCCTGATCGAGCAGAAGGGATTCGACGGGGTCTACATCTCGGGCGCGGTGCTGTCCGCCGAGCTCGGGGTTCCCGACATCGGCCTCACCACGCTGACCGAGGTCGCGGGGCGGGCGAAGCAGATCGCGCGCATGACCGATATCCCGGCGATCGTCGACGCCGACACCGGTTTCGGCGAGCCGATGAACGTCGCCCGTACGATCCAGGAGCTCGAGGATGCGGGCCTCGCCGGCACCCACATCGAAGACCAGATCAACCCGAAGCGCTGCGGCCACCTCGACGGCAAGAGCGTGGTCGACGAGAGCACGGCGATCCGTCGCATCCGAGCGGCGGCCGACGCCCGTCGCGACCCGAACTTCCTGATCATGGCGCGGACCGACATCCGCGCCGTCGAGGGGCTCGATTCCGCGATCGACCGCGCCAAGGCGCTGGTGGATGCAGGGGCAGACGCCGTGTTCCCCGAGGCGATGCGGACGCTCTCCGAATTCGAGGCGATGGCGACCGCACTCGCCGTGCCGATCCTGGCCAACATGACCGAGTTCGGCAAGAGCGACCTGTTCTCGGTCGACCAGCTGCGCGACGTCGGCGTCAACATGGTCATCTGGCCTGTGTCGCTGCTGCGCATCGCGATGGGCGCGGCGGGCCGTGCGCTCGATACGCTGAACGAGGAGGGGCACCTCACCTCGAAGCTCGGTGAGATGCAGCACCGTGCCGATCTCTACGACCTGATCGACTACGAGTCCTACAAGCAGTTCGACTCGGGCGTCGCAGGTTTCACCGTCACGAAGGAGTGA
- a CDS encoding GntR family transcriptional regulator: MSSVADRTTASDRAHAALLEEIQSGALPAGFVLGEVEQAARLGISRTPMREALRRLAADGLVVQQSPRVTVVADLDADDIRALFEIRRALEETSARLAAQRGDASLFAALADEFAHVDLAAVEGRDAYYALIARFDAALDQAVDNDYIASALRTVRTHLVRVRRMARDKPDRLAASAAEHRTIAAALGARDGDLAAHATHVHLHNALTGILDSLTANPEGVK; the protein is encoded by the coding sequence ATGAGCTCTGTCGCCGATCGCACCACCGCGAGCGACCGAGCCCACGCGGCACTGCTGGAGGAGATCCAGTCGGGCGCCCTCCCCGCCGGGTTCGTGCTGGGCGAGGTCGAGCAGGCCGCTCGCCTCGGCATCAGCCGCACGCCGATGCGCGAGGCCCTGCGCCGCCTCGCGGCCGACGGCCTGGTCGTGCAGCAGTCGCCGCGTGTCACCGTGGTCGCAGACCTGGATGCCGACGACATCCGCGCCCTCTTCGAGATCCGCCGCGCGCTCGAGGAGACCTCCGCCAGACTCGCCGCCCAGCGAGGGGATGCCTCGCTGTTCGCCGCGCTCGCCGACGAATTCGCGCACGTCGATCTCGCCGCCGTCGAAGGCCGCGACGCGTACTACGCCCTCATCGCCCGCTTCGATGCCGCTCTCGACCAGGCCGTCGACAACGACTACATCGCCTCGGCGCTGCGCACCGTGCGCACCCACCTCGTGCGGGTGCGGCGCATGGCCCGCGACAAGCCCGACCGCCTCGCGGCCTCCGCGGCCGAGCACCGCACGATCGCCGCAGCGCTCGGTGCGCGAGACGGCGACCTCGCCGCGCACGCCACTCACGTGCATCTCCACAACGCGCTCACCGGCATCCTCGACTCCCTGACAGCCAACCCAGAAGGTGTGAAATGA
- a CDS encoding carbohydrate ABC transporter permease: MSTATLTETITTAKPARARRSHLPGQKPFGALRISALVVLIILAIGWLLPFLWAVATAFKTETDAASGDPSWIGASGPTVEAFAAILSQGNVYTWAFNSLWTSVAVTLITLTISALAAYAFSRLDFTGRKWLFVVIIASIVVPPQVLIIPLFYEMLAFNMIDTYWGLILPQVVAPAMVFILKRFFDAIPIELEDAARVDGASRLRIFWSIVLPLSRPILASVAIFVFIGAWNNFLWPFLVINDTTLMTLPVGLQTVISAYGVQYAQVMAQAVLAALPLIIVFIIFQKQIVKGVATSGFGGQ; encoded by the coding sequence CTGCCAGGTCAGAAGCCGTTCGGTGCGCTGCGCATCAGCGCCCTCGTCGTCCTGATCATCCTCGCGATCGGCTGGCTGCTGCCGTTCCTCTGGGCGGTCGCGACCGCCTTCAAGACCGAGACGGATGCCGCCAGCGGCGACCCGTCGTGGATCGGCGCCTCGGGCCCGACCGTCGAGGCCTTCGCGGCGATCCTGTCGCAGGGCAACGTCTACACCTGGGCGTTCAACAGCCTGTGGACGTCGGTCGCAGTGACCCTGATCACTCTGACGATCTCGGCACTCGCCGCCTACGCGTTCTCCCGGCTCGACTTCACGGGCCGCAAGTGGCTGTTCGTCGTCATCATCGCCTCCATCGTCGTGCCGCCGCAGGTGCTGATCATCCCGCTGTTCTACGAGATGCTCGCGTTCAACATGATCGACACCTACTGGGGCCTGATCCTGCCGCAGGTCGTCGCCCCGGCGATGGTGTTCATCCTCAAGCGCTTCTTCGACGCGATCCCGATCGAGCTCGAAGACGCGGCCCGCGTCGACGGCGCCAGCCGCCTGCGCATCTTCTGGTCGATCGTGCTGCCGCTCTCGCGGCCGATCCTGGCATCCGTCGCGATCTTCGTCTTCATCGGCGCGTGGAACAACTTCCTCTGGCCGTTCCTCGTCATCAACGACACCACTTTGATGACGCTGCCGGTCGGCCTGCAGACGGTGATCAGCGCCTACGGCGTGCAGTACGCGCAGGTCATGGCGCAGGCCGTGCTCGCCGCGCTGCCGCTGATCATCGTGTTCATCATCTTCCAGAAGCAGATCGTCAAGGGAGTCGCGACCAGCGGCTTCGGCGGTCAGTAG
- a CDS encoding META domain-containing protein, which yields MSTHRRARNLVGLAILGAFALMGAACATGAPGGAPTSSSDDDAVIEKLVGLWGEDSSGQPHLEFAADGTVHGSDGCNGITTTYSVNGDRVDLARFASTLKACPGVDDWMRGIRAVEIDGDVLVIKDASGAELGNLARAS from the coding sequence ATGAGCACCCACCGCAGAGCACGAAACCTCGTCGGCCTCGCGATTCTGGGAGCCTTCGCGCTGATGGGCGCGGCCTGCGCGACGGGGGCACCGGGTGGCGCACCCACCTCGAGCAGCGACGACGACGCCGTCATCGAGAAGCTCGTCGGGCTGTGGGGCGAGGATTCCTCGGGCCAGCCGCACCTCGAGTTCGCCGCCGACGGCACGGTGCACGGCAGCGACGGATGCAACGGCATCACGACGACCTACTCGGTGAACGGCGACCGCGTCGACCTCGCCCGGTTCGCATCGACTCTCAAGGCCTGCCCCGGGGTCGACGACTGGATGCGCGGCATCCGCGCGGTCGAGATCGACGGAGACGTCCTGGTGATCAAGGATGCGTCCGGCGCCGAGCTGGGAAACCTCGCCCGCGCGAGCTGA
- a CDS encoding MmgE/PrpD family protein, producing MTVTHHVRVHRSDENLAREDQLAWKIAEVAADPVEVEQDVADMIINRIIDNASVAAASLTRGPINAARAQAFSHPVSTGGIGATVFGAALDHRTSPEWAAWANGVAVRELDYHDTFLAAEYSHPGDNIPPILAVAQHVQADGRALLRGIATGYEIQMDLVRAICLHKHKIDHVAHLGPSAAAGIGTLLGLDVETIYQAVGQGLHTTTATRQSRKGEISTWKAHAPAFAGKLAVEAVDRAMRGQTSPAPIYEGEDGVIAWMLDGKDAAYEVPLPAAGEAKRAILDSYTKEHSAEYQAQAWIDLARKLGTENPALRDPANIEAIVLHTSHHTHYVIGSGANDPQKYDPTASRETLDHSIPYIFAVALQDGGWHHVDSYTPERAGREDTVALWHKITTAEDAEWTRRYHSEDPNVKAFGGRVEFRLTDGTTVVDEIAVADAHPLGARPFARANYIAKFRLLAEPVLGPAEIERFLELVQRLPELTAAEVGELSIIAKPGLLDAADAPKGLF from the coding sequence ATGACCGTCACCCACCACGTCCGCGTGCACCGCAGCGACGAGAACCTCGCTCGAGAAGACCAGCTCGCCTGGAAGATCGCCGAGGTCGCCGCCGACCCGGTCGAGGTCGAGCAGGACGTCGCCGACATGATCATCAACCGCATCATCGACAACGCGTCGGTCGCCGCGGCATCGCTCACCCGCGGCCCCATCAACGCGGCCCGCGCCCAGGCGTTCAGCCACCCCGTCTCGACCGGCGGCATCGGCGCCACGGTCTTCGGCGCGGCGCTCGACCACCGCACCAGCCCCGAGTGGGCGGCCTGGGCCAACGGCGTCGCCGTGCGCGAGCTCGACTACCACGACACGTTCCTCGCGGCCGAGTACTCGCACCCGGGCGACAACATCCCGCCGATCCTGGCCGTCGCCCAGCACGTGCAGGCCGACGGCCGCGCGCTGCTGCGCGGCATCGCGACCGGCTACGAGATCCAGATGGACCTCGTGCGCGCGATCTGCCTGCACAAGCACAAGATCGACCACGTCGCCCACCTCGGCCCGTCGGCCGCCGCCGGCATCGGCACCCTGCTCGGGCTCGACGTCGAGACGATCTACCAGGCCGTCGGTCAGGGCCTGCACACCACCACCGCCACGCGACAGAGCCGCAAGGGCGAGATCTCGACGTGGAAGGCGCACGCCCCGGCCTTCGCGGGCAAGCTCGCCGTCGAGGCGGTCGACCGGGCGATGCGGGGGCAGACCAGCCCCGCCCCGATCTACGAGGGTGAAGACGGCGTGATCGCCTGGATGCTCGACGGCAAGGATGCCGCCTACGAGGTGCCGTTGCCCGCCGCGGGCGAGGCGAAGCGCGCGATCCTCGACTCGTACACGAAGGAGCACTCGGCCGAGTACCAGGCGCAGGCGTGGATCGACCTCGCCCGCAAGCTCGGCACCGAGAACCCGGCACTGCGCGACCCCGCGAACATCGAGGCGATCGTGCTGCACACCAGCCACCACACGCACTACGTGATCGGCTCTGGCGCGAACGACCCGCAGAAGTACGACCCGACGGCCTCGCGCGAGACGCTCGACCACTCGATCCCGTACATCTTCGCTGTCGCCCTGCAGGACGGCGGTTGGCACCACGTCGACTCGTACACGCCCGAGCGGGCCGGTCGCGAAGACACCGTCGCTCTGTGGCACAAGATCACCACGGCCGAGGATGCCGAGTGGACGCGCCGCTACCACTCCGAAGACCCCAATGTGAAGGCGTTCGGCGGTCGCGTGGAGTTCCGCCTGACCGACGGCACGACCGTGGTCGACGAGATCGCCGTCGCCGACGCGCATCCGCTCGGCGCGCGCCCGTTCGCCCGCGCCAACTACATCGCGAAGTTCCGACTGCTGGCCGAGCCCGTGCTCGGGCCGGCCGAGATCGAGCGGTTCCTCGAGCTCGTGCAGCGCCTGCCCGAGCTCACGGCCGCCGAGGTCGGCGAACTGTCGATCATCGCCAAGCCCGGCCTGCTCGACGCGGCGGATGCTCCGAAGGGCCTGTTCTGA